DNA sequence from the Cottoperca gobio chromosome 10, fCotGob3.1, whole genome shotgun sequence genome:
TGAATCGGCCAGTTCTGAAGAGGAGTTCATCTCCCTACTGGAgagactgaaaaagaaaaacaagttcgCCGGCACTTCATTCTCCCCTAAAGGCACCCACGGtaactgttttttatttggatTGTCGCATTTTTAACCGTCTCTAACTTTTGGTTTTTATTCTAGTTGAGAGgctaattgttttgtttaaatttaGAATTCGATAAGAAGCCTCCTGTGTCAGCTCTTCCTGTAAAGGGACTCGCAACACCAATCTCTAAACCATTAAGGGAAacacctctgcatgtgaagacACCAGGAAAATCCGTCTTCTTGAAGCCcagagtcagtcagacagagccCAGGCCTGGCCCCACCAGCAGGTACATCTACTCACCAGTTTATATCTTGAAAGTCGCTCACTCAGTTTGTCTTTCATACACAGACACTCGTCTTTAGCTTAACCTGTTCTTTCCCTTCTAGGGTAGCATTGTGTAAGACCCCGGGGTGCTTCCTGCAGACCTTATCAAACCCTGGCTCCACTTCTGGCCGCAATTTTAAGCAGAACAAGGAAGAACTTACCAGTAGACTTTACCAGCTGTACAATACCAGTGTGTTTGACAGTAAGGTAATGACTCTCAGTTTCCCCCCCTTGTTTcagctaaatgttttttaaatgtcatctgatttttaatgtataaatatttttacattgtgtaatTTGCTTAGTTAACATATAGTATGTATTATTTTTCCTTGTCTGACATGTCTTCTAGCTCCCCGTCAATATGTCAGTGACTTGGAATAAGAAGATGCGGAAAACAGCCGGTTACTGTATCACAGGGCAGGAGCGAGGCGGAGGGAGCCGCTATGCCCGCATTGAACTGTCCGAAAAAGTCTGTGATTCTGCAGGTAATGCCAGATAAACTTGAAAGTCCCTGAATGTGAATATGTGATATCATGTGTCTTGCACAGTAACATTGTCATGTCTGTTTGTATTGGATTAAATCTCTTCACCCCTTTCTCATTGTTCCGCCCTCCTAGATCGTCTCAGGGACACGCTGATTCATGAGATGTGTCACGCTGCAACCTGGCTGATTAATGGTGTTAGGGACGGGCACGGAAACTTCTGGAAGCTGTATGCTCGCAAGTCCACAGTGGCGCATCCCGAGCTGCCCATGGTCACTCGCTGCCACAGTTATGACATCAAGTACAAGTTTCAGTACCAGTGCATCCGCTGCCAGAATACGTACGTCAGATCGATTTGAAATCATTAACCTCATATTGTTCTTTAATATTCACCTTGCATTTACAGAGTTCTTATACCTTACATTTTACCCTGATTCTTCACAGGATCGGGCGTCATTCCAAGTCCCTGGACACGCAGAGGTTTGCATGTGCCCTCTGCACAGGACAACTTGTCTTACTAACGCCTGCCAAGCAGCGTGCTCCCGCACCGTTTGCCAACTTTGTCAAAGAGAATTATGGGACTGTACGACAGAAGCTATCAGGACAAAGTCACGCGGAGGTGATGCGTAAACTTAGTGCAGACTTTGCCTCCAAGACTAAACTAAGTCAAAGCTGAGATGTTGATGAACAACCACAGAAAACCAATTCTGAAATACCTCAGTCAActagtcgtgtgtgtgtgtgtgtgtgagtgtgagtgtgagtgatcCTTGGTATCACTTTTATACTGGAGATCAGTGTCCTTTGGCATTGTACAGGACGTTAAATGTGCGATTAgatccttttttattattttttaatatttgactGGTTTTGTCTTCCTGTTATgaactctataaataaagtttaaacgTGTTACTGCACATTAAATGGTCACTTGACATCTTTATGACATTTAATTTGAGTTACTTCAATTGGTTGTAAATGGTCAGCAcagaaaatatgcatttttgctTTATCTGCAAAACTCCACACTAAGGGATTGCTTGGGttacaaaataactttttatttgatcCTGTTTTATTCCAGGTTTGAAGCATCTTTCTAaatattttacagaaatatgGTATTGTGTGGGTGAGAGGATGGCGTTATGTTTTCCATGACTCGCCCTCTGCTATCAGGCAAATATTGACGGGTATAATACAGTTCTGTACAGATGTATTAATATTGTCCCCGATTTTtgtataaataagcaaatataaTCCCGATAAGAAACGCTAGCTGTTGACTCATCACCACAGGGATGAGGTTTTAGGTCTGATGTGTTACGACATGGTGAAGCTGAGTAAATGGACAGCCTGTAACGCTGACGCATGACAAAAAGATCGCCATCAGGGTGAAACTGACTTCTGATCATGTGTCTGCTGCACCACAAGGCATTGGAAATGCTCAAGAGAGAAGAGGATCTTTGAAACGGATGTGAGGGTGAGTGTTAACATCTTGTTTTCAAGGTACTAGTGATTTTGGTTTGCTTTTAAACTCCATGTGTGCTAATGACTTGTATTTTTTACAATACTATCTGGAAGGCTGATCAGAGGGAGCTGCATGTCATGGATATCCACTGCAATGTGACCTCACTCGAGGCCCAGGCACAGATTAACTCCACCATCTTCCACCTGGTTAAGATGGTCAGCATGTGCGTGAGCTGCACTTTGAACACTGTACTCAGGTTTTCCTTTGCTCCTGGTCATCACACGCTCCCCGTCCCTCCTCAGACACGCTCGCTTCCTGCTCCTCACACACCTCCTCTTGTGTGTCAACCTCCAGGTAGGTCTACATTGTTTGAAATTGGACCGTTTCCAGTACTCCTTTTCTTAACAACTGCGATGAAGATGAAATGCCCTTTTGGATAAATCCATCCTCATTACCATTTCAGCAGCTCCTCTGGACTATCCAAACAGTTCTCTTAAAATCCAGAGAAGGTATACCAGTGACCCAGTGTCTGATCTTCTGTGCTGTTAACCAGGCCTGCTCATTGGTTTGTAAAACATTGATTATATCCTTGTGatccatttttgttttatacaaGGATTTATAGATCAGTCTGATCCGAAAGTCTgtaagtggcagccatgataagagctgaAGGTAAGGAGAGGTGCTTCAATGCTAGCATTTGTATCTCCATTAGCATAGGGTACACCGGACCATCCTTTATGAAAGGAAAGAAGATAAGGCCGTCCTTGCGGAAGCAACATGCAGTATATGTTgatgcaaaaataacatccaCTGTTGCATAAATACGTAGCCTAGTGTAAGTGCAGTCGTATTCTCTTGGCACTGCGGTTATCTTTTCCTGACATTTCCATCCAAGTCAGGCATTTTTAAATGCTTACgccatattattaatattattaactcTAGTGTTGAGTTGTGTAATTTCTATGCAGGATGATACGTGTAAATTAttcaggagagagaggataagACCAAAAGGCAGCACGGTAATTTAcagtataaaaaaagattttatttaCCTGGTGGCCTCTTTAAAAGTGCTGTGATCGACATAAATGTGACCTAAAATCGTGCTCTACTCTCTGCTGACAGCGTGCCAGCTCTGACACTGCACAAGTAACCTTAACATGGCAGGTAACTGCATCTGCTTTATGTCTTTATGACTTTTTCTGCTCAGGTGGACCTCTTCCTGAGCACCGCTCTGGCCGTGGACCGCGTTGTAGCTGTCAAGTGGCCCCTGCACTATGAACTCTTGATGTGTGCTCAAAGGAAGAGAGCAACTGTTGCAGCCATATGGACCTTATCAGCTGTACTCAGCAGTGTGGCTCTGGGTCTCAACCTCAACACCATCCAGGTCAATTTCACCCTTCCCCGATGTCGATCTCTCATACTTACACCCTGCCTGTCAGGGTCATCAGCTCTGGTACTTTACTGCCGAGTGGGAGCTGCTGTGGTCgtgcctctctgctctctgaccaTCCTGGCCTGCTTCTGCCTGCTCTGCTGGGACATGCGTGCGGGACGGCTCTGGACCCAGCGAGCTTGTGTGACCCTGACCCTCCAGGCAGCTCAGACTATCCTCTTTTCTGTTCCTGTGGTCATGGACAGCTACCTGATCCCTGGCTACCTGCACAGTGATGCTCTCGATATAGCAACCACCATCATCTACAACCTGGGGGTGTCGCTCATCCCTCTTATTTATGGCTACCGCTCACGGGAGCTGCAGCAAAGGATTCGACAGGCTGCACACAGGAACAAAGTCAACAACCAAAGCCAGTCATAATAAACCTTCGTTTGAGCAGCTGCTATTTATAAAACCTAACATTTCTGACCTTAGTTTCCTGTTCAGCAGTCGCTTTTCCACATTTATTGTGTCACTCTTTGCATTGACTTGATTGTTTGAAATGGTAATGTTGGATAGCTGAGTCAATATGCTGGGGTTAGGTAGCAGCATCTTCCTGTAAAACATTAATTAGCAGCAGTAGAACAAATAatgagagttaaaaaaaaaaaaacggagtCAAGCTGTTCAAACACTGATAGCTACTGGAACAACGATGCTTAAAATAATGAAGAATCAAAGACAGGACAAACTGCttccacatttttattttgtaccttaaacacttattgtgtgtgtgtgtgtgtgtatatatatatgtgtgtgtatatatatatatatatatatatatgtgtgtgtatgtatatatgtgtgtatatatatatatatatatatatatatatatatatatatatatatatatatatatatatatatatatatatatatatatatatatatatatatatatatatatatatatatatatatatatactcattaAAGTCACTATATGAATCTTACAAAACAGTCAAGAATACAGAgtttttttgtatattatatagagtAGTTTTACACAACAGAGGGATAAATACTCAATGCTACAAGAAAAATACCCAATCatattttaaagcctttttaAGAGGCACAGGCACACAGCCACAGGAAGCACTGAGGTAAGACAGCACTCCCCAATCAGTGGTTACTAAAGccagaacatgaaacactgatttaaacCAAACAATCTACAGATGGATCAAACGTAATGCACACATTGTATTATCAAAGTATTGGAATGTACTGTGTTTGTCACCGTGTTGACGTAGGCACTGAAGTTCTTGACAATAAATAACCTACATAATATCGTTTCtgtgatttaatgttttttttcataaaaGTATGCAGCATTCCAAACGAGAGTATTCTTacttttttttggcaaatgtaaTGTAGATTATCATGTAAACCACATGTTTTTAATAACCTCCTTTCAGTGTAGTATGAGACAGCGAAACCTTTTGATTCACTCGTAAAGTGTGTAAGGAAATATATGGCACGACACGATAATAAGGATATATGAGCAGCATTATCTGTGAAATCACCACTGGTCTTCTCGACATCACAAACCCTAATGCCGTGCACTTCCTTCAGTACAGGCAGGTTTTCTTCATTATGCGCAGGAACTCCTGCTGGTTTActtctccatctccatccctGTCTGCTTCGTCTATCATTTCCTTCAGACACACAATATAAGAAGAGATGAAAAGAAGAATAGAGGAATGCAAATCAACCTAGTTTGATAGCATTCATAAGCAAATGTTGACATGATTCAAAATTGCAGTCATGTCCCTTGGCTTGGAAATACAAGTGGCCTGGTAGTAATAGAGTTGAGTATGATTGCTTACAATATATCTGAAAATGTTATTCCACCATGATGTGCTTtacctgcagctcttcatctgTGAGGTTCTCTCCCAGCTCTTTGGCTACTCTCTTCAGATTCTTGAACGAGATCTTGCCCGTCTCGTCGTCATCAAACAGGCGGAAAGCTTTCAGGATCTCCTCTTTGGAGTCCTTCTCGGCCTAAAATCAGAGAAGATGGAGTGCAGTTTTAAAACACTGATTAAGCAGGAGGTATGTAGTTCTCGAAAAATAGATAATACAAATGTGGCCAGTTTGTGTGTCCCGATGAAAAGCAGGGCTGAAAGAGTGAAATGAAGGTTGTGGGCTCTAATAAATTAACTCGGTTTCAAATCTGCAATCTGTAACTCAATTTCAAgctaaagagaaaataaagacttGCGAATACATgtatagtatattttatgacataGATATCTACCATTTTCTGTGTCATGACAAAGAGGAAGTCAGCGAAGGAGATTTTCCCTGTGCCGTCCTTATCAACGTCGCCAATCATCTTCTTGATCTCCTCTTTCTTTGGTTCAAACCCCAGCGCTCTCATTGCAACCTGGATTGTGAGAAAGGTGTGAGAGTGAAGCACACGCATAGAAaactgtctccccccccccccccttgaaaCACACATGATTATGATCAGTGTTCGGACACTTTTACCTTGAGCTCCTTGACGTCTATGTATCCGGATCCATCAGTGTCGAACAGCTCAAAGGCCTCTCTGATCTCCTGCTTCTGCTCCTCGGTCAGCTCTGGTTTGGGGGTCGTCTTCTTGCGAGGAGGCGGCACGGGACCCTGCAGGGATGGTCTCTTGGCACTTGTCGCCTGGTGGGGACACAGGAGGGGAGGCGGAGGGAGGGAAATCTTAATGGTAGCAAACACAAGAGTCTATGATAACAACAGAATCAGAGAGGTTTCTGGGGGGGAAATTGGAATTTCCACAGACCTATAAAGGAAATGTAGATATCCATCACTAGAGACTAAAATACAATACACCAACAAAGGTTTAGGTTTTTATGATACATTGTTACTCACCATCAGTAACTGTTTATCTGATTGTCAAAAAGGAACAGCAGATTAGGTaatctatgtttttttttctaggcTATGAAGCCTCCCCTATCATTTAGGGAGGAGATGATAAAACGGTTTATATATACCTTACGTCAGTTGCTCGCATTAACCCTTTAGTTACCCTGAATGTGAGATAGTCTCTTATTCCCCAAAACCTTCTGTTTATTTCGCAGGAACAACTGCTAAAATGTGCAGAAAATTAACGTTTTTTTTGCTAGCAACATGCACAGGTTTTGCTGTCCAAGAGCTGCCGTCATAGAGCTCAGGCGTTTGATTTGTTCACCCTTTCTGTCAGCGTGACGGCCAATAGTTTTATGGCCGTTCAGGAATTGCAGAAAGATACAGACAGGCACAAGTGGGAGTGAAAAATCAAACGCACCTGTCGGGCGAAAACATGATTGGTTGCTGAAGATCACGGGGCGCAAGACACGATCAGAACATTCAGAGCTGTGTTCGActgaaacaaaaatgtttttggatttcccatataattataaaacactgaaacagaaTATGGAGAATGTGGATGTCTGTCATGAAGTGTCACATGTACATGCAAAAAATGTCATATTACATTTTGCATAATATAAATGGTGCATTTGCTCGTGCCACTCAATACACCATCTAGTGCCAGCAGACACTAGATCAGAGCGTCTTCtaatagaaaagaaaatgatagtAATATAGAGTTAATGTAATAAGAGGGAATagatagtaataataatagtaattttaataaagtcaaaaataataatgaaatatatatgtaatcaTATATATGAACAAATAAGATAATGTGCAGCCAACATCCATGGCTTCTGTGACCAAGTCCTTTCTGAAGAAAGAACATTATTCTGAAGGGCACACATGACAGCTTGATATTTTTCTTGGCAGTTTGGCTACTCACATCTCCAATATGTTCTCAAATATATTCTAGTTTGATAgcatagttttttattttaaatagctgtttactttactttttgtaTTATCCTTTCCTCCGTGTaatgtatttcttcttctattacATCTTTTTCCTTAGTGCTGCAgtttcattttgaaatcatCTGGTATTCGTTAATCATATGGAAATTGGTTGAAtctgaaatgttttactttatgttattacacaataatatacatggcaaaacacacaaatagacCTACTAAAACTTAAACTAATAGCCATGGTAAAAGAAAGATATTAGTATttaaggaaatacataaaaaacgTTACACAATTCCTCTCTGGCTTGATGCTCATCAGGGGGCGTGGCCTTGAGCCAGGAGGCGGATATTACCAGCTTGTGGTCCTTGATTGGTTTAAATTGTGGTGTTCTTTGAC
Encoded proteins:
- the gcna gene encoding germ cell nuclear acidic protein isoform X2, which translates into the protein MNDHTRKLFERVAKKMGWDDEGGLDTAEKKLINSIGKTRHAATSSYRSVDQAASPVQLALSDGEDDPEKENQFSKGNDYRNKSLIESSDDDFDQFLVGRATPKAKPTPLKPCSAAMKDRSNVLVSSDDDGGFETFLQRLKTPKAKTKNISQSGSEDSIKNFIVDDFSSDDDFIETKSSRKVPKKCNTPAVLHPLRRPLSRCDSPVFVSDSDDDENNIVVKSTWKTRHSKPKPTPKANKTNALRCDEEDSSPSLPSPPVPSPSPFPFLPHKTQTLLASPKRTLSAPSRLDESASSEEEFISLLERLKKKNKFAGTSFSPKGTHEFDKKPPVSALPVKGLATPISKPLRETPLHVKTPGKSVFLKPRVSQTEPRPGPTSRVALCKTPGCFLQTLSNPGSTSGRNFKQNKEELTSRLYQLYNTSVFDSKLPVNMSVTWNKKMRKTAGYCITGQERGGGSRYARIELSEKVCDSADRLRDTLIHEMCHAATWLINGVRDGHGNFWKLYARKSTVAHPELPMVTRCHSYDIKYKFQYQCIRCQNTIGRHSKSLDTQRFACALCTGQLVLLTPAKQRAPAPFANFVKENYGTVRQKLSGQSHAEVMRKLSADFASKTKLSQS
- the gcna gene encoding germ cell nuclear acidic protein isoform X1 — its product is MNDHTRKLFERVAKKMGWDDEGGLDTAEKKLINSIGKTRHAATSSYRSVDQAASPVQLALSDGEDDPEKENQFSKGNDYRNKSLIESSDDDFDQFLVGRATPKAKPTPLKPCSAAMKDRSNVLVSSDDDGGFETYVEVLQRLKTPKAKTKNISQSGSEDSIKNFIVDDFSSDDDFIETKSSRKVPKKCNTPAVLHPLRRPLSRCDSPVFVSDSDDDENNIVVKSTWKTRHSKPKPTPKANKTNALRCDEEDSSPSLPSPPVPSPSPFPFLPHKTQTLLASPKRTLSAPSRLDESASSEEEFISLLERLKKKNKFAGTSFSPKGTHEFDKKPPVSALPVKGLATPISKPLRETPLHVKTPGKSVFLKPRVSQTEPRPGPTSRVALCKTPGCFLQTLSNPGSTSGRNFKQNKEELTSRLYQLYNTSVFDSKLPVNMSVTWNKKMRKTAGYCITGQERGGGSRYARIELSEKVCDSADRLRDTLIHEMCHAATWLINGVRDGHGNFWKLYARKSTVAHPELPMVTRCHSYDIKYKFQYQCIRCQNTIGRHSKSLDTQRFACALCTGQLVLLTPAKQRAPAPFANFVKENYGTVRQKLSGQSHAEVMRKLSADFASKTKLSQS
- the LOC115014429 gene encoding LOW QUALITY PROTEIN: olfactory receptor 1B1-like (The sequence of the model RefSeq protein was modified relative to this genomic sequence to represent the inferred CDS: deleted 1 base in 1 codon), giving the protein MDIHCNVTSLEAQAQINSTIFHLVKMVSMCVSCTLNTVLGFPLLLVITRSPSLLRHARFLLLTHLLLCVNLQQLLWTIQTVLLKSREGIPVTQCLIFCAVNQACSLVDLFLSTALAVDRVVAVKWPLHYELLMCAQRKRATVAAIWTLSAVLSSVALGLNLNTIQVNFTLPRCRSLILTPCLSGSSALVLYCRVGAAVVVPLCSLTILACFCLLCWDMRAGRLWTQRACVTLTLQAAQTILFSVPVVMDSYLIPGYLHSDALDIATTIIYNLGVSLIPLIYGYRSRELQQRIRQAAHRNKVNNQSQS
- the cetn2 gene encoding caltractin, translating into MATSAKRPSLQGPVPPPRKKTTPKPELTEEQKQEIREAFELFDTDGSGYIDVKELKVAMRALGFEPKKEEIKKMIGDVDKDGTGKISFADFLFVMTQKMAEKDSKEEILKAFRLFDDDETGKISFKNLKRVAKELGENLTDEELQEMIDEADRDGDGEVNQQEFLRIMKKTCLY